The Cylindrospermum stagnale PCC 7417 genome segment AAATTCCCATTGGAGTCAGTATCGCTAGGGTTAACAGCGGATTTTTCTAGCTTAGAGATATTGGCTGCTACTGTATGAACATTAGCGGCTGCCTCTGTGTTAGTTTGGTTAGTCTGGGCCTGGTTAGAGGCAGAAAGATTAGCGGATTCAGGAGACGGCATCAGGTCGGAATTCATAAAAACTCCTTGCGGCGGAGACACATCCCATTGTGGGATTTTACAAAGGCAGATGAAAAGAGCGTTTGTGCGGCTAATAAAAGTATATTTCCTTTCAATAAAGCCACTTCAGCGCACCCTGTGAGAACATAAAAGACGCGAAATGTTGCATTTATACACTAAATGTGTAATCTAACGTCTTTAGACTAATTTCGGAAGCATATCATAGGTACAATTCTGACGGCTCCTCCTAAAGTCATCACTTACTTTAGCAGTGTGGATAGTTATTTGTTATAAAATTCACCGTCTATGGACGGTATTCCGCAAAGATTTGGAATTTTTTAACTTTGGGATTTGTGTAAATGTTAATCTCATTAGAGTTCAGGAGAAGGACAAAATTGTGTCTCAACCACGCAATCGCTGGATAGTTCAGGTCGTGTTGGCTCTGGCAGTTATTGCTTTCGTCGGGGTTTCGATCATGCCCATAATTGGAGCATTGAATGATCAGCAATCTCCCGGCCAGAATACTGCCAGTAGCAAAGGCAGTTTGCCGAACTCTGACCAAAAATCAAAACTGGATGATCAAGTCCGGGGTTATGAATTGGTTTTGCAAAAGGAACCTGAAAATCAAACAGCACTCAAGGGAGTGTTAGAGGCAAGGCTACAATTACTAAGTCAAAAAGGTAGAGGTGAGATTAAACCAGCAGATATCCAAGCGGTAATTGAACCTCTAGAAAAGCTGGCAAAACTGAATCCAGACAAGTCAGAATATGCTGTGCTTTTGGCACAAGCAAAGCAGCAAATAGGCGACAAGGAAGGAGCCGCAGTCGCTTATCGTTCAATTTTAGCAACGAGACCAGGTGATCTGAAAGCTCTGCAAGGGATGGTGACTCTCCAAATCAATGAGAAACGCCCCGAAGCGGCTATTGGCTTGCTGCAAGAGACTCTCTCTAATGCTGCCCAGGCGAATACAATTCAGCCTGGAAGTGTTGATATAGTTGCTGTACAGGTGCTGTTGGGCAGTGTCCACGCCTTCCAGAAAAATTATCCGCAAGCGATTTCTGTCTACGATCAAGCAATTAAGAAAGATCCCCAGGATTTTCGCCCGATCTTAGCAAAGGGGATGCTGCTGAAGGAACAGGGCCAAGTGGAAGAAGCAAAGCCTTTATTTGATAGTGCCTCTGCTTTAGCACCTGCTCAGTACAAAGACGAAATTAAAAAGGCAGCATTGGCAGCCCCCACTCCTACCCCTGCGGCTACTCCAGCGGCTACCCCAGCACCGACACCGGAAAGCGCACCTACCCCTGAAAGCACACCCAGCCCTTAAATTGCGTCCCTTATGCTCCTTCGACGATCGCGATCGCACCAAAAATCAGAAACAAACACCCACCAATAAAGGTGATTTGCCGCTCATCCAAGCGTCCGGCAATTAATTTGCCCCCGATAACTGCGATCGCCGCACATAAGGCGTGTCCTAAAATAGCACCCGCAGTTACACCAATGGGATTATTACTGGCAGCTAGGGCGATGGTAGCAAATTGTGTGCGATCGCCCCACTCAGCCATAAATGTTAAAACAAAGGCTTCTAAGACAATTCCCCAGTCGCTTTTTTGCTTTGGTAGCTGCGATTCTGCCTGTTCTACCGCAGCTTTCGCCTCATCTATCACTTCTGTATCACCAGCAACAGTAGTCATCTGACTAGCATCGTACAGCAGCTTAATTCCAAAACCAATAAACAAAGCTATTTCGGCGTAATGAATTATATCCTTTGGCAACAAAGAAACCAACCGTCCCAATATCACCGAAAGGATTGTCATCGCCGCTAAAGCCGCTGTCACACCGATAAATACCAGTTTCCGCGAGTGACGCATTGCCAAAATTACAGCGATAAAAAAGGTTTTATCACCTAGCTCTGAAATTGAAATTAGTAACAAACCTGCTGTAAATGCTGTTAACACTCTCTCAAGCTCCTGAAGGATTTTTTACCTGTATGAGCTTGATGAGAGCGGCTAAACTTCACCAGGCTCACACTTTTTTTGTGTGAACTCAGTGAAGGTCTCGCTTTCAAATATTAATTACTTGCCACCTGAACCAGGCTAATCGCCAGTATGTTGACTCAGATGTACTGGCTTTTTGATTTTTT includes the following:
- a CDS encoding tetratricopeptide repeat protein encodes the protein MSQPRNRWIVQVVLALAVIAFVGVSIMPIIGALNDQQSPGQNTASSKGSLPNSDQKSKLDDQVRGYELVLQKEPENQTALKGVLEARLQLLSQKGRGEIKPADIQAVIEPLEKLAKLNPDKSEYAVLLAQAKQQIGDKEGAAVAYRSILATRPGDLKALQGMVTLQINEKRPEAAIGLLQETLSNAAQANTIQPGSVDIVAVQVLLGSVHAFQKNYPQAISVYDQAIKKDPQDFRPILAKGMLLKEQGQVEEAKPLFDSASALAPAQYKDEIKKAALAAPTPTPAATPAATPAPTPESAPTPESTPSP
- a CDS encoding TMEM165/GDT1 family protein; protein product: MLTAFTAGLLLISISELGDKTFFIAVILAMRHSRKLVFIGVTAALAAMTILSVILGRLVSLLPKDIIHYAEIALFIGFGIKLLYDASQMTTVAGDTEVIDEAKAAVEQAESQLPKQKSDWGIVLEAFVLTFMAEWGDRTQFATIALAASNNPIGVTAGAILGHALCAAIAVIGGKLIAGRLDERQITFIGGCLFLIFGAIAIVEGA